The genomic interval CGGACGTCGATGAAGTAGCGGTAGTTCACGCCGCTCTCGTAGATCGCGCTGAACCCGAAGAACAGGTCGCCGACGTTCTGGTCGAACTCGAACCGAAGGCTGGTCGTTCCGCCGGCGGGGATGGTGATGTTCTGGTCGACCTGTTCGAAGTTCTCGCGGACCGTGAGGTTGTCGTCGGCGTTCCCGTTCAACAGCGTGTACGACGGGACGTTGTTCTTGTCCGGCGTGTACATGAACGGGACGCGGGCACGGTCGATGGTGACGGCGCTGTCCCCGGTGTTCTCGAACGTAGCGTTCACGACGTCGTTACCGTCGGTCGAGACGCCGGTGAGAACGACGCTGTTCGCCCCCGCGGGGTTCACATCGCTACCGCCATCGCCGGCACCCGGCGTGAGACTACTCGAACGCGCGCCCGACGGCGGCGGCCCGTTGATGCCGACCGGGGCACAGACGATCTCGTAGTCGCCGGATAGCTGGAGGCGGAGGGTGTCGCCGCCCGTAACGGCCGCGCTCTCGCCGCTCTCCAGTTGGTCGCCGAGTATCTCCTGCCACGTCGTCGTGTCCAGTTCCGTCGGCACCTCGATGACGGGGTCGGAGACGGTGGTGGTGACGACGCCGCCCGGAACGGGTTCGACGCTCGCGCTTCCCGTACCCTGTTGCTGGTACTCGTTGCGCATCGGGACGAGGTTCACCGTGTTGTTGACGAGGAAGCGCTGGCCCGAGAGGACGAGCGGGTCGTCGCCGGTCGTGGTGAACGCGACGGTGTTCTCGACGAAGACGGACTCGGCGTCGAGGTAGTTGTAGGTGGGCTCGTAGGTGAGCAGGCGCGACCGCGGCGCGGAGGTGCCGGGACAGACGTCGTTGGAGACGTTCGTGCCGCCGGGACCGCCTTCCAGGACGGTAACCGGCGACGAGTCGGTCGTGCGCACGAGTCCCGACGGCGGCGCGGGATTGATGGCGAGGGCGCGGGCGGGGTACTGCGTGCCGAGCCCCACCTCGACGAACGGGTTCGCACCGGAGGACACCGAGGAGAGGACGGCGTTGCGCACGTCCAGCATGTCGGACTGCACGCGCTCGTTGTGCTGGACCTCGATGGCGGTGTTCTGGCTCGGGACGACGCTCGCCTGATACAGCGAGAAGGCGATGACGACGAACGAGAAGAGGATGACGGCACCGACCTGAATCGCCTGCCCCCGTTCGTCGGTGCCGAACATGTTGTCCGTGCTTCGGCGTCGGGAGGTAAAAGCGTCGTGGGCGGCGGCTACGCGTCCTCCTCGACGACCTCGGGGTCGGAGAGGGCGTCCTGTAGCGAGTCGAGGCCGTTGACCCACTCCGCGACGTAGCCGTATTCGAGGTCGGCGGCGATGGCGCTCACGTCGGTGTCCGCGCCCGCGATGATGATGGTGCCGGCCTGCGCGCAGTAGTTGAACGCGGTGTCGAACTCCTCGTCGGCCTCCGCCTCGACGGCGGCGTCGATGTTCGCGCCGACGGTGCCCTTCTCGGGCGCGCCGTCGAGGACGAACATCTCCGCGGCGGCGGCGACACAGTGGAGCGCCATCTGGACGGAGTCCACGAGCATCGCCTTGTCCTCGTCCTCGATGTCGACCTCGCCGAGGACGACGGCGGCGAACTGTTCGAGTTCGTCGAGCGCCGGGTCCTCGCCGAGCACGCCCTCGTCGTAGGCGGTGACGATCTTCGCGACGGCGATGGCGGCGTCGTCCTGTAGATTGAGCAGGAGACGGGCGGAGTCCTCGTTCTCGGGGTCGATGTCCTCCTCGCGGAGCCGGTCGAGCCAGTTGTTCCAGCGTTCCTCGCTGTAGAACTCCTCCGGCGTCTCGTCGTCGGTCATGTGTCCGGCATCACACGGCCACGGGTATAAGCGTTTCAAGGTCGCTTCGCGCCCGTTCGGACATGGAAAGACCCATGGACGCGACGGCGAATTCGCCACCATGATCGCAGTCGTCGGCGGCGGCGTCGCCGGGCTCGCGGCCGCCTACCGCCTCCAGCAGGCGGGCTACGAGCCGACCGTCTTCGAGGCCTCCGACTCCGTAGGGGGGCTCGCGGCCACCTACGAGACGGCCGGCGACCCCATCGAGGCGTACTACCACCACCTCTCCGCGACCGAGGAGACCATCGTCGAGCTCGCCGAGGAGCTGGGCGTCGCCGACCGGCTGGAGTGGCGGTGGGGCCACGACTCCTACTACGTCGAGGGCGTCGTCCACCCGCTCAATACGGCGTGGGAGATAGCCGCGTACCCGTACCTGAGCTTCTACGACAAGTTCCGGCTCGGCATGCTGACGCTCGGCATCGACGTGCGGGGCGGCCTCCCCTCGTTCGACACCTACGACGACCTCGAGTCGTTCGAGCACGTCCCTATCAAGGAGTTCCTGCTCGACCACACGACGCAGGGGGTGTACGACTACTTCTTCGAACCGCTCCTGCGGGCGAAGTTCGGCTCCCGCGCCGAGGACGTGTCGGCCGCGTGGCTGCTCGGCCGCATCAAGTTCCGCGGCGAGCGCGACCTGACGAAGGGGGAGAAGCTCGGCTACTTCGAGGGGAGCTTCGCGGTTCTGCTCGACGCGCTGGTCGAGGAAGTCGGCCGGGAGAACGTCGTGACGGGGGCGCGCGTACAGGACATCGGGTTCGGCGAGTCGGTCGAGTCGTTGACCGTCGAACGCGACGGCGACGTGACCGAACACGCCGTCGAGGACGCCGTCGTCACGACGATGCCCCACCTGCTCGAACGCTGGACGGGCTACGCCTGCGACATCGACTTCCAGGGGTCGGTGTGTGCCGTGGTCACGATGGAGGAGGCGGTCACGGACACCTACTGGCTCAACATCGCGGACGAGGCCCCGTTCGGCGCGCTCATCGAGCACACGAACTTCGTCCCGCCCGAGCGGTACGGCGGCGACCACCTGCTGTACTGTGCCAGCTACGTCCAGAACACCGACGAGCCGCTGTGGAACATGGACGACGACGAACTCGAGGAACACTGGCTCTCGGGCGTCGAGGAGATGTTCCCGGAGTTCTCCCGCGACGCGGTGACCGACTTCCGCGTCTCCCGGAACCCCCGCACCGCGCCCATCTACGAGCGCGGCTACCTCGACATGGTCGTCCCCTACGACCTCGGCGACGAGGTGGCCGACGGTCTCTACTACGCCGGGATGGCCTCGCGGGCGCAGTACCCCGAGCGGTCGCTCAACGGCGGTATCGTCGCGGGGTACGAGGCCGCGGACCTGGTGGCGGAAAATCGGAGGTAGGAATCAGTCCGCGGTCGCGTCCTCGCCGTCGTCCTCGAAGCCGGGCGCGGCCGACACGTCCACGTCGTCGTCGTCCGGTTCGACGGCGTTGCCGCCCTTCACGAGGTCGTCGCCGTCCGAGACGTACACGTCGTCGGCGAAGCCCGCGACGGCGTTCTCGAACTCGCCCTCATCGAGCGCCTCCGGGGTCGCGGGGGCGTCGGCGATGCCGTCGGCGGGTCGGAACTCGCCGAGGGGGTCGTCGATGGTGATGCCGTGCGTCGAGAAGAAGTCCTCGTAGCGGCGGTAGTGTTCCTCCAGTTCGTCGGCGGGGAACTCCATCATCTCTGCCCAGCCGTGGGTGAAGAAGTCGAAGTTCGCCTGGATGTGGGTGACCTCGCGGGCCTCGGCCTCGGTGTAGCCGGCCTCCAGCGCGGCGACGTAGGTGTCCATCGTCGCGTCGAAGAAGTCGTCGAGGTGGGCCTCGCGCTCGTCGCGGCGCGCCTCGTCGGCCTTCCCGAGGAAGATGCGGGTGTGGAGGTCGACAAGCTTGTCGTTGGCGATATCGCCGATGACGGGCGTGGTGAGCGCCTTCTTGGCGGCCCAGTGGCGGACGTTCTGCCGGAGCTTCATACTCTGCTTTCGGGGCGCGAACCGCTTGAATCCCGCGGCCTCGGCGATTGCCGGAGGCACACGCAGATAGCAATTCACATTAGTGGCGCTTTCCAAGTCGCCGCTATGAGTGCGTCGCACGTCATCATCGGCGACGGAATCGCCGGGAGTTCCGCCGCCGAAACCGTCCGGGAGGCGGACCCGGACGCGGACGTTACCGTCATCACGGACGAGGGCGAGGCCCTCTACAACCGTATCCTGATAAAGGAGTTCGCGAAGGGGAAACTCCCCGAGGCGCCCATCTCCATCCACGACCCGGACTGGTACGCCGAGCGGGACATCGACCTCCAGCTGAACACCCACGTCACCACCGTGGACACGGACGCCCACGAGATACACACCCACGCGGGCGACGTGTACGAGTACGACAAGCTCCTCGTGGCGACGGGCGGGACGCCGACCCAGCTCCCGGTCGAGAACTCCGACGCGGACGGCGTCCACCACTTCTGGACGTTCGAGGACGCCCGCGCCATCAAGGAGAACGCCGAGAACTCCGAGACGGGCGTCGTCGTCGGCGCCGGCCTGCTCGGTATCGACCTCGCCGCCATCTGTGGCGCGCAGGGACTCGAAGCGAACTACCTGATGCGCGGCGAGTGCTGGTGGCGCTACGCGCT from Halosegnis marinus carries:
- a CDS encoding DUF6149 family protein; amino-acid sequence: MKLRQNVRHWAAKKALTTPVIGDIANDKLVDLHTRIFLGKADEARRDEREAHLDDFFDATMDTYVAALEAGYTEAEAREVTHIQANFDFFTHGWAEMMEFPADELEEHYRRYEDFFSTHGITIDDPLGEFRPADGIADAPATPEALDEGEFENAVAGFADDVYVSDGDDLVKGGNAVEPDDDDVDVSAAPGFEDDGEDATAD
- a CDS encoding NAD(P)/FAD-dependent oxidoreductase, whose protein sequence is MIAVVGGGVAGLAAAYRLQQAGYEPTVFEASDSVGGLAATYETAGDPIEAYYHHLSATEETIVELAEELGVADRLEWRWGHDSYYVEGVVHPLNTAWEIAAYPYLSFYDKFRLGMLTLGIDVRGGLPSFDTYDDLESFEHVPIKEFLLDHTTQGVYDYFFEPLLRAKFGSRAEDVSAAWLLGRIKFRGERDLTKGEKLGYFEGSFAVLLDALVEEVGRENVVTGARVQDIGFGESVESLTVERDGDVTEHAVEDAVVTTMPHLLERWTGYACDIDFQGSVCAVVTMEEAVTDTYWLNIADEAPFGALIEHTNFVPPERYGGDHLLYCASYVQNTDEPLWNMDDDELEEHWLSGVEEMFPEFSRDAVTDFRVSRNPRTAPIYERGYLDMVVPYDLGDEVADGLYYAGMASRAQYPERSLNGGIVAGYEAADLVAENRR
- a CDS encoding DUF2150 family protein — its product is MTDDETPEEFYSEERWNNWLDRLREEDIDPENEDSARLLLNLQDDAAIAVAKIVTAYDEGVLGEDPALDELEQFAAVVLGEVDIEDEDKAMLVDSVQMALHCVAAAAEMFVLDGAPEKGTVGANIDAAVEAEADEEFDTAFNYCAQAGTIIIAGADTDVSAIAADLEYGYVAEWVNGLDSLQDALSDPEVVEEDA